One Leucobacter muris DNA segment encodes these proteins:
- a CDS encoding polysaccharide biosynthesis protein: MPQTLGERVAHFTRQYGLLFLLDAASWAVGILAALVLRFDFNLNRIHWGWTLAVIGVTVLLQLLGGWAFWLYRSRYEVGSFDEVRAIVLDVIAVMVVAWVFAFLVGYGNGIPRSTMIIAAPITFSLMGVARYVLRLYNERQLKPGAEAERTLLYGAGYLGVQTAKRLLTDAKGAVLPVGFIDDDPAKRHQEVRGVRVLGGFSDLADIVRQTRATRLIVCIGDADATMMRRVDQAADRAGVTAMVLPPLEQILQNASAISDVRELSIEDLIGRHPVRLETESIAEYLQDRRVLVTGAGGSIGSELCRQLARFAPSELIMLDRDETALQETQLSISGHGLLDTNDVVLADIRDEATLQRIFSEQRPEVVFHAAALKHLPMLEQYPDEAWKTNVIGTLNVLRAARSAGVGTFVNISTDKAANPTSVLGHSKRVAEKLTAWMAEQTGQRYLSVRFGNVIGSRGSMLPTFRKLIEAGGPLTVTHPDVTRFFMTIPEACQLVVQAGGIGRPGEVLILDMGDPVRIVDVARRMIAQSGKDIEIVYTGLRHGEKLHEELVGRGEGDERPFHPKIAHAHVDTISPDVLDHEGWIARLDLTEAAEERVQ, encoded by the coding sequence GTGCCGCAGACCCTCGGTGAGCGCGTCGCCCACTTCACCAGGCAGTACGGGCTCCTGTTCCTGCTCGACGCCGCCTCCTGGGCGGTGGGCATTCTCGCGGCGCTCGTGCTGCGCTTCGACTTCAACCTGAACCGCATTCACTGGGGCTGGACGCTCGCGGTGATCGGCGTCACCGTGCTGTTGCAGCTATTGGGCGGCTGGGCGTTCTGGCTGTACCGCAGCCGCTACGAGGTCGGCAGCTTCGACGAGGTTCGGGCGATCGTGCTCGACGTGATCGCCGTCATGGTCGTGGCCTGGGTCTTCGCGTTCCTCGTCGGCTACGGCAACGGCATCCCGCGCAGCACCATGATCATCGCCGCCCCCATCACGTTCAGCCTCATGGGCGTCGCCAGATACGTGCTGCGGCTCTACAACGAGCGGCAGTTGAAGCCCGGCGCCGAGGCCGAGCGGACCCTGCTCTACGGCGCGGGGTACCTGGGCGTGCAGACCGCCAAGCGTCTGCTCACCGACGCCAAGGGTGCGGTGCTGCCGGTCGGGTTCATCGACGACGACCCCGCCAAGCGGCACCAGGAGGTGCGCGGCGTGCGCGTGCTCGGCGGTTTCAGCGACCTCGCCGACATCGTGCGCCAGACCCGCGCCACCCGACTCATCGTCTGCATCGGCGACGCCGATGCGACGATGATGCGGCGCGTCGATCAGGCGGCCGACCGCGCCGGCGTCACCGCCATGGTGCTGCCTCCGCTCGAGCAGATCCTGCAGAACGCCTCGGCGATCTCGGATGTGCGCGAACTCTCGATCGAGGACCTCATCGGGCGCCACCCCGTGCGGCTCGAGACCGAGTCGATCGCCGAGTACCTGCAGGACCGGCGCGTGCTCGTGACGGGCGCGGGCGGATCCATCGGCTCCGAGCTCTGCCGCCAGCTCGCGAGATTCGCGCCGAGCGAGCTCATCATGCTCGACCGCGACGAGACCGCCCTGCAGGAGACGCAGCTCTCGATCAGCGGGCACGGGCTGCTCGACACCAACGACGTGGTGCTCGCCGACATCCGCGACGAGGCCACGCTGCAGCGCATCTTCTCGGAGCAGCGCCCCGAGGTCGTGTTCCACGCGGCGGCGCTCAAGCACCTGCCGATGCTCGAGCAGTACCCCGATGAGGCCTGGAAGACCAACGTGATCGGCACGCTCAACGTGCTGCGCGCCGCCCGCAGCGCCGGCGTCGGCACGTTCGTCAACATCTCCACCGACAAGGCCGCGAACCCCACGAGCGTGCTCGGCCACTCGAAGCGGGTCGCCGAGAAGCTGACCGCCTGGATGGCCGAGCAGACGGGGCAGCGCTACCTCTCCGTGCGCTTCGGCAACGTGATCGGCAGCCGCGGGTCCATGCTGCCCACCTTCCGCAAGCTCATCGAGGCCGGAGGCCCGCTCACCGTCACCCACCCCGACGTCACCCGCTTCTTCATGACGATCCCCGAGGCCTGCCAGCTCGTCGTGCAGGCCGGCGGCATCGGGCGACCCGGCGAGGTGCTGATCCTCGACATGGGCGACCCCGTGCGCATCGTCGACGTCGCACGTCGCATGATCGCGCAGTCCGGCAAAGACATCGAGATCGTCTACACCGGTCTGCGCCACGGCGAGAAGCTGCACGAAGAGCTCGTGGGCCGCGGCGAGGGCGACGAGCGCCCGTTCCACCCCAAGATCGCCCACGCCCACGTCGACACGATCTCGCCCGACGTGCTCGATCACGAAGGCTGGATCGCCCGCCTCGACCTCACCGAAGCCGCCGAGGAGCGGGTGCAGTGA
- a CDS encoding MraY family glycosyltransferase: MTGLGTVLGIGALTLALSLLLPFAVKPLLMKLGIMDVPNERSSHERPVLRGLGLAVLIAMAAGGILAALVYPLLGYPYVSTNTITVVAGSIAAGLLGLAEDLRGLSVRVRSLCLLLIASGVAASLLWQPQLFGGSSGLVSPVFLQWVSGWLETDLPLWGLLLLAVYAVLFISSYINVANFMDGLNGISGFHGVIAGLTFAVVGYLTGHGWLLVVGLVLAAGFGGFLPWNLTKPGAFLGDVGSYLLGGSVAVTSFAALVAGIPFLATIGPMVIYFGDVGATLVKRVRAGKRWDEPHKEHVYQRIQQLGYTHVQASAITAGCTAVASLLGIGSLFTGLWGTLALLVAGLAVVVCYSLLPRVLPARTQP, from the coding sequence GTGACGGGCCTCGGTACGGTGCTCGGGATCGGGGCGCTGACGCTCGCGCTCAGCCTGCTGCTGCCGTTCGCGGTAAAGCCGCTGCTCATGAAGCTCGGCATCATGGACGTGCCCAACGAGCGATCCTCGCACGAGCGCCCCGTGCTGCGCGGGCTCGGGCTCGCCGTGCTCATCGCGATGGCGGCCGGCGGGATCCTCGCGGCGCTCGTCTACCCGCTGCTCGGTTACCCGTACGTCTCGACCAACACGATCACCGTGGTCGCCGGCTCGATCGCGGCCGGTCTGCTCGGCCTGGCCGAGGACCTGCGCGGGTTGAGCGTCAGGGTGCGCAGCCTCTGCCTGCTGCTCATCGCTTCGGGCGTGGCCGCATCGCTGCTCTGGCAGCCCCAGCTCTTCGGCGGCTCGTCGGGGCTCGTGAGCCCCGTCTTCCTGCAGTGGGTGAGCGGATGGCTGGAGACCGACCTGCCGCTGTGGGGGCTGCTGCTGCTCGCCGTCTACGCGGTGCTGTTCATCTCGAGCTACATCAACGTCGCGAACTTCATGGACGGGCTCAACGGCATCAGCGGCTTCCACGGGGTCATCGCGGGTCTCACGTTCGCGGTTGTCGGATACCTCACCGGTCACGGGTGGCTGCTGGTCGTCGGTCTCGTGCTCGCAGCGGGTTTCGGCGGGTTCCTGCCCTGGAACCTCACGAAGCCGGGCGCCTTCCTGGGCGACGTCGGCAGTTACCTGCTCGGCGGTTCGGTCGCGGTGACGAGCTTCGCCGCCCTCGTCGCAGGGATACCGTTCCTGGCCACCATCGGGCCGATGGTGATCTACTTCGGTGACGTCGGCGCGACGCTGGTGAAGCGGGTGCGCGCCGGCAAGCGGTGGGACGAACCCCACAAGGAGCACGTCTACCAGCGCATCCAGCAGCTCGGCTACACGCACGTGCAGGCCTCGGCGATCACCGCCGGGTGCACGGCGGTCGCCTCGCTGCTCGGCATCGGTTCGCTCTTCACCGGGCTCTGGGGCACGCTCGCGCTGCTCGTCGCGGGGCTCGCCGTGGTGGTCTGCTACTCGCTGCTGCCGCGAGTGCTGCCCGCGCGCACACAGCCGTAG
- the rpsJ gene encoding 30S ribosomal protein S10 has protein sequence MAGQKIRIRLKSYDHEVIDSSARKIVDTVTRAGATVIGPVPLPTEKNVIAVIRSPHKYKDSREHFEKRTHKRLIDIVDPTPKAVDSLMRLDLPADVNIEIKL, from the coding sequence ATGGCGGGACAGAAGATCCGCATTCGACTGAAGTCGTATGACCACGAGGTCATCGACAGCTCCGCACGTAAGATCGTCGACACGGTGACCCGCGCGGGTGCGACCGTGATCGGCCCCGTGCCGCTCCCCACGGAGAAGAACGTGATCGCCGTGATCCGTTCGCCTCACAAGTACAAGGACAGCCGCGAGCACTTCGAGAAGCGCACGCACAAGCGCCTGATCGACATCGTCGATCCCACCCCGAAGGCCGTCGATTCGCTCATGCGTCTCGATCTGCCTGCCGACGTCAACATCGAGATCAAGCTCTAA
- the rplC gene encoding 50S ribosomal protein L3, with protein sequence MSVARNVKGLLGTKLGMTQVWDENGNVVPVTVIEVAPNVVTQIRTPEVDGYSAVQIAAGQIDPRKVNKPSAGHFEKAGVTPRRHLTEVRTADAAEYALGQELTVDATFEAGQQIDVVGTSKGKGFAGTMKRHNFKGVSASHGAHRNHRKPGSIGGAATPGRVFKGQRMAGRMGGERVTVQNLTVQAIDAEKGLILVKGAVPGARGRLVFVRNAVKGA encoded by the coding sequence ATGTCAGTAGCACGCAACGTGAAGGGTCTTCTGGGCACCAAGCTCGGTATGACGCAGGTCTGGGATGAGAACGGCAACGTCGTTCCCGTGACCGTCATCGAGGTGGCCCCCAACGTGGTCACCCAGATCCGCACCCCCGAGGTCGACGGCTACAGCGCCGTGCAGATCGCCGCGGGTCAGATCGATCCCCGCAAGGTGAACAAGCCTTCGGCCGGTCACTTCGAGAAGGCGGGCGTCACGCCCCGCCGTCACCTCACCGAGGTGCGCACGGCCGACGCGGCCGAGTACGCCCTCGGCCAGGAGCTCACCGTCGACGCCACCTTCGAGGCCGGTCAGCAGATCGACGTCGTGGGCACCTCGAAGGGCAAGGGCTTCGCCGGCACCATGAAGCGCCACAACTTCAAGGGCGTCTCGGCTTCGCACGGTGCTCACCGCAACCACCGCAAGCCCGGCTCCATCGGCGGCGCCGCGACCCCCGGTCGCGTCTTCAAGGGCCAGCGCATGGCCGGTCGCATGGGTGGCGAGCGCGTCACCGTGCAGAACCTCACCGTGCAGGCGATCGACGCCGAGAAGGGTCTCATCCTGGTCAAGGGTGCGGTTCCCGGCGCTCGCGGTCGTCTCGTTTTCGTTCGCAACGCAGTGAAGGGGGCGTAG
- the rplD gene encoding 50S ribosomal protein L4 translates to MATATKLEVLDAKGKKAGSVDLPEAIFGAETNVPLIHQVVTAQLAAARQGTHKTKNRGERSGSGVKPFKQKGTGRARQGSVRMPQHRGGGIVHGPVPRDYSQRTPKKMIAAALTGLLSDRARASRLHIVESFGIGDKPSTKSAREFLASVAPGKRVLVVVVREDENTVLSVRNLQHVHVLYQDQLNAYDVVVSDDLVFTKAAFDAFVAGRAAKEDTK, encoded by the coding sequence ATGGCTACCGCTACCAAGCTCGAGGTGCTCGACGCCAAGGGTAAGAAGGCCGGCTCGGTCGACCTTCCCGAGGCCATCTTCGGCGCCGAGACCAACGTCCCGCTGATCCACCAGGTGGTCACCGCTCAGCTCGCAGCTGCGCGTCAGGGTACGCACAAGACCAAGAACCGCGGCGAGCGCTCCGGTTCGGGTGTCAAGCCGTTCAAGCAGAAGGGCACCGGCCGCGCCCGCCAGGGTTCGGTCCGCATGCCGCAGCACCGCGGCGGCGGCATCGTGCACGGCCCCGTGCCGCGCGACTACTCGCAGCGCACCCCCAAGAAGATGATCGCTGCCGCGCTCACCGGTCTGCTCTCGGATCGCGCCCGCGCGAGCCGTCTGCACATCGTCGAGTCGTTCGGCATCGGCGACAAGCCCAGCACCAAGTCGGCTCGCGAGTTCCTCGCGTCGGTCGCGCCGGGCAAGCGCGTGCTCGTGGTCGTCGTCCGCGAGGACGAGAACACCGTGCTCAGCGTTCGCAACCTGCAGCACGTCCACGTGCTGTACCAGGATCAGCTCAACGCCTACGACGTGGTCGTCAGCGACGATCTCGTCTTCACCAAGGCTGCCTTCGACGCGTTCGTCGCCGGCCGAGCCGCCAAGGAGGACACGAAGTGA
- the rplW gene encoding 50S ribosomal protein L23 encodes MSLNKSAHDVIIRPIVSEKSYNLIDANGQYTFEVQPTANKTEIKLAIEQVFGVKVEKIRTLNRKGKTRRTKFGMGKRKDTKRAIVTLKSGSIDIFTAAL; translated from the coding sequence GTGAGCCTGAACAAGTCCGCACACGACGTCATCATCCGCCCGATCGTCTCGGAGAAGAGCTACAACCTCATCGACGCGAACGGCCAGTACACCTTCGAGGTGCAGCCGACCGCGAACAAGACTGAGATCAAGCTCGCCATCGAGCAGGTCTTCGGCGTGAAGGTCGAGAAGATCCGCACCCTCAACCGCAAGGGCAAGACCCGCCGCACGAAGTTTGGCATGGGCAAGCGCAAGGACACCAAGCGCGCCATCGTCACGCTGAAGTCGGGCTCCATCGACATCTTCACGGCTGCGCTGTAG
- the rplB gene encoding 50S ribosomal protein L2 translates to MAIRKYKPTTPGRRGSSVADFAEITRSTPEKSLLRPLPKTGGRNNQGRITTRHIGGGHKRQYRVIDFRRNDKDGVNAKVAHIEYDPNRTARIALLHFEDGTKRYIIAPNKLKQGDIIESGAGADIKPGNNLPLKNIPTGTVIHAIELKPGGGAKLARSAGASVRLVAKDGPYAQLRLPSGEIRNVDVRCRATVGEVGNAEQSNINWGKAGRMRWKGVRPTVRGVVMNPVDHPHGGGEGRTSGGRHPVSPWGQKEGRTRHPNKESDKLIVRRRPTGKKR, encoded by the coding sequence ATGGCTATTCGCAAGTACAAGCCGACGACCCCGGGTCGTCGTGGCTCGAGCGTCGCTGATTTCGCCGAGATCACGCGCTCGACCCCTGAGAAGTCGCTGCTCCGCCCGCTCCCCAAGACGGGCGGCCGCAACAACCAGGGCCGCATCACCACCCGCCACATCGGCGGTGGCCACAAGCGCCAGTACCGCGTCATCGACTTCCGTCGCAATGACAAGGACGGCGTGAACGCCAAGGTCGCGCACATCGAGTACGACCCGAACCGCACGGCGCGCATCGCGCTGCTGCACTTCGAGGACGGCACGAAGCGTTACATCATCGCCCCGAACAAGCTGAAGCAGGGCGACATCATCGAGTCGGGCGCCGGTGCCGATATCAAGCCCGGCAACAACCTGCCGCTGAAGAACATCCCCACCGGTACGGTCATCCACGCGATCGAGCTGAAGCCGGGCGGGGGAGCGAAGCTCGCTCGTTCCGCCGGCGCGTCGGTTCGCCTCGTCGCCAAGGACGGCCCCTACGCCCAGCTGCGTCTGCCCTCGGGCGAGATCCGCAACGTCGACGTGCGCTGCCGCGCAACCGTCGGCGAGGTGGGCAACGCCGAGCAGTCGAACATCAACTGGGGCAAGGCCGGCCGCATGCGCTGGAAGGGCGTCCGCCCGACCGTGCGCGGTGTCGTCATGAACCCGGTGGATCACCCGCACGGTGGTGGCGAAGGCCGCACCTCGGGCGGTCGCCACCCGGTCAGCCCCTGGGGTCAGAAGGAAGGCCGCACGCGCCACCCGAACAAGGAAAGCGACAAGCTCATCGTGCGTCGCCGTCCGACCGGCAAGAAGCGCTAA
- the rpsS gene encoding 30S ribosomal protein S19, with the protein MPRSLKKGPFVDNHLLHKVVAQNEAGTKNVIKTWSRRSMIIPAMLGHTIAVHDGRKHIPVFVTETMVGHKLGEFAPTRTFRGHVKDDKKGRRR; encoded by the coding sequence ATGCCTCGTAGTCTCAAGAAGGGCCCCTTCGTCGACAACCACCTGCTGCACAAGGTGGTTGCCCAGAACGAAGCCGGCACCAAGAACGTGATCAAGACCTGGTCGCGCCGCTCGATGATCATCCCGGCCATGCTCGGCCACACGATCGCGGTGCACGACGGTCGCAAGCACATCCCGGTGTTCGTCACCGAAACCATGGTGGGTCACAAGCTGGGCGAGTTCGCGCCCACCCGCACCTTCCGTGGTCACGTGAAGGACGACAAGAAGGGCCGTCGCCGCTAA
- the rplV gene encoding 50S ribosomal protein L22, whose product MVESIARVRHIRITPQKARRVVDLIRGKNAQEALAILKFAPQAAAEPVFKLVASAIANARVKADNENLRFNEDELVVARAFVDEGATLKRFRPRAQGRAFRINKRTSHITVILQTADELAAAKKGA is encoded by the coding sequence ATGGTGGAGTCGATCGCACGCGTGCGTCATATCCGCATCACCCCCCAGAAGGCCCGTCGCGTTGTTGACCTGATCCGCGGTAAGAACGCCCAGGAGGCCCTGGCCATCCTGAAGTTCGCCCCGCAGGCCGCCGCAGAGCCCGTGTTCAAGCTCGTCGCCTCGGCGATCGCGAACGCGCGCGTCAAGGCCGATAACGAGAACCTGCGTTTCAACGAGGACGAGCTCGTCGTGGCTCGCGCCTTCGTCGACGAGGGCGCGACGCTCAAGCGCTTCCGCCCCCGCGCACAGGGTCGCGCATTCCGCATCAACAAGCGCACGAGCCACATCACGGTCATTCTGCAGACCGCCGACGAGCTCGCGGCCGCGAAGAAGGGAGCCTAA
- the rpsC gene encoding 30S ribosomal protein S3, whose translation MGQKIHPYGFRLGVTTDHVSRWFSDSTKKGQRYADYLAEDIKIRQHLTKQLDRAGVSRVEIERTRDRVRVDIHSARPGIVIGRRGAEAERIRAALEKLTGKQIQLNILEVKNPEADAQLVAQGIAEQLAARVAFRRAMRKGLQGAQRAGAKGIRIQVSGRLGGAEMSRSEFYREGRVPLHTLRANIDYGFYEAKTTFGRIGVKVWIYKGDLTNKELAREQAAQKPSRDRGDRRRAPRGAQAEAAPAAAGAEK comes from the coding sequence ATGGGCCAGAAGATTCATCCCTACGGCTTCCGCCTCGGGGTCACCACCGACCACGTGTCGCGCTGGTTCTCGGACTCGACCAAGAAGGGTCAGCGCTACGCCGACTACCTGGCCGAGGACATCAAGATCCGCCAGCACCTGACGAAGCAGCTCGATCGCGCCGGCGTCTCGCGCGTCGAGATCGAGCGCACCCGCGACCGCGTCCGCGTGGACATCCACTCGGCGCGTCCCGGCATCGTCATCGGCCGCCGCGGCGCCGAGGCCGAGCGCATCCGCGCCGCCCTCGAGAAGCTCACCGGCAAGCAGATCCAGCTCAACATCCTCGAGGTCAAGAACCCCGAGGCCGACGCCCAGCTCGTCGCGCAGGGCATCGCCGAGCAGCTCGCCGCACGCGTGGCCTTCCGCCGCGCGATGCGCAAGGGCCTGCAGGGCGCTCAGCGCGCGGGCGCCAAGGGCATCCGCATCCAGGTCTCCGGCCGCCTCGGCGGCGCCGAGATGAGCCGTTCGGAGTTCTACCGCGAGGGTCGTGTGCCGCTGCACACGCTGCGCGCGAACATCGACTACGGCTTCTACGAGGCGAAGACCACCTTCGGCCGCATCGGCGTGAAGGTCTGGATCTACAAGGGCGATCTCACCAACAAGGAACTCGCTCGCGAGCAGGCGGCCCAGAAGCCGTCGCGCGACCGCGGCGATCGTCGCCGTGCGCCCCGTGGCGCTCAGGCCGAGGCTGCACCCGCTGCAGCAGGAGCGGAGAAGTAA
- the rplP gene encoding 50S ribosomal protein L16, producing MLIPRRVKYRKQHHPSRSGQSKGGNTVAFGEFGIQALTPAYVTNRQIESARIAMTRHIKRGGKVWINIYPDRPLTKKPAETRMGSGKGSPEWWVANVKPGRVLFEVAGVDEQLAREALTRAIHKLPLKARIIKREEGDA from the coding sequence ATGCTGATTCCCCGTCGAGTCAAGTACCGCAAGCAGCACCACCCCAGCCGCAGCGGTCAGTCGAAGGGCGGCAACACGGTCGCCTTCGGCGAGTTCGGTATCCAGGCCCTCACCCCCGCGTACGTGACCAACCGTCAGATCGAGTCCGCTCGTATCGCGATGACCCGTCACATCAAGCGCGGCGGCAAGGTGTGGATCAACATCTACCCCGACCGTCCCCTCACCAAGAAGCCCGCGGAAACCCGCATGGGCTCCGGTAAGGGCTCGCCGGAGTGGTGGGTGGCCAACGTCAAGCCGGGCCGCGTGCTCTTCGAGGTCGCCGGCGTCGACGAGCAGCTCGCTCGTGAGGCGCTGACCCGCGCGATCCACAAGCTGCCGCTCAAGGCCCGTATTATCAAGCGCGAGGAGGGCGACGCGTAA
- the rpmC gene encoding 50S ribosomal protein L29: MAIGTKELAITELDSFEDERLAEELKKAKAELFNLRFQSATGQLESHGRVRQVKRDIARIYTVLRERELGLRVTPAAAPAPAKAKKSSKKTEQADAAAETKEA; the protein is encoded by the coding sequence ATGGCGATCGGTACCAAAGAACTGGCCATCACCGAACTCGATAGCTTCGAGGACGAGCGTCTGGCCGAGGAGCTCAAGAAGGCCAAGGCCGAGCTCTTCAACCTTCGTTTCCAGTCGGCCACCGGCCAGCTGGAGAGCCACGGCCGCGTACGCCAGGTGAAGCGCGACATCGCTCGCATCTACACCGTGCTGCGCGAGCGCGAGCTCGGCCTCCGGGTCACCCCGGCGGCCGCCCCTGCTCCCGCGAAGGCGAAGAAGAGCAGCAAGAAGACCGAGCAGGCGGACGCCGCCGCTGAGACGAAGGAGGCCTAA